The genomic region NNNNNNNNNNNNNNNNNNNNNNNNNNNNNNNNNNNNNNNNNNNNNNNNNNNNNNNNNNNNNNNNNNNNNNNNNNNNNNNNNNNNNNNNNNNNNNNNNNNNNNNNNNNNNNNNNNNNNNNNNNNNNNNNNNNNNNNNNNNNNNNNNNNNNNNNNNNNNNNNNNNNNNNNNNNNNNNNNNNNNNNNNNNNNNNNNNNNNNNNNNNNNNNNNNNNNNNNNNNNNNNNNNNNNNNNNNNNNNNNNNNNNNNNNNNNNNNNNNNNNNNNNNNNNNNNNNNNNNNNNNNNNNNNNNNNNNNNNNNNNNNNNNNNNNNNNNNNNNNNNNNNNNNNNNNNNNNNNNNNNNNNNatgaggccattacggctcgcctttaggtgtcctcctcgggatagcgtcatttaaagaacgagggtcagcacaacgtaaaaaaaaagaaaaaaaaactgaggagcctgccgaagatggggccattacggttcgcctttaagTATCCCCCTCGGGAtgtcgtcatttaaagaacgagggtcagcacaacgtaaaaaaaaataaaaaaaaaaaccagaaaaaattgCTTATTTTCTATTTCTACTTATCTCCTCAATTCTTGCCTGCTTCCTCTatctaaatttaaaatttcattaaTAATGAAGTATATAGAAGGATATTTTTCTAAACAAAATGAGGGAAGGAAACATGTACTTTGTCAATTATTGTTGCTATTTTGGATCAAAATAACTGTTTCACATTTGCAGGTGTTGAATCATTTGACATAAATTTGAAGGAACAGAAGGTGACAGTGAAAGGAAATGTACAACCAGAGGCAGTTCTGCAGACTGTCGCCAAAACTGGGAAGAAGACAGCCTTCTGGGAGAATGAAGCGCCGGCATTGCCCACCGAGCCAGAAAACAAGCTTTCAGAAAATGCAACTGCTGCTGCTTCAATTGAAGTTGAAAACAAGCCTTCTGAAACTTCTGCCATTGCCTCAGCTGAGCCTGAAAACAAGGCTTCAGAAACTGCAACTGTTGCCTAATTCATTTATGAAACTATTTTCTATGTTAAAATAGGCCAATTTGAAATACAATTTGATGAACTTGCAATAACATTGCATGTCTTCTGATATGTTTCTTGTGCTGTTACTGCTACCTATGCTAGAATAACTCATGGCCTAGTTTTTCACGTATATGATACTTTTCAAGTGTGTTATAATTTAGAATTTGATTTCTCTCTGTTTCTAGCTATTTTACTAATTTTTGTTACCTCCTTATGTTCGTACCATATTAGTTGGAATAACCATAGTTATTAAAACCAGACTGAACCGGTGTTGGATCTAGTTTTCTGGTTGAACCGGCTGATTCGGTTCAAATTTCAGACCGCTTAAGGCACAGAATCGATCAAACCCGGTATGAACCGGTCAAATTCGGTAAAAACCGGACCAAACCAAACCGCTCGGGTCTGAAGGAGAGCCTACGACCAAAGTTCTGAGAACTGAATCGGTCATCGAACCACTCTAGCTACTGGTTTATTGGTTTATAGATTCAACTGGTTCGACCGTGGTTGAACCGAAAaaatcgttttataataaaataataaataaaatataaataaatacatgaaaatataattatagtctaatgtaaactttaaaatatcattcaaattaaaagtactacataAACCAGAATATTAtaatctcattcaaatacaaattcaatACCCTCTTCGTTGAAACTTACTTTCCTTTTACTAGTTTTACTTTTCTGAATCTCTTTCAATAAACCTTCCATTTGTTTTTCTACATCATACGGGACCTTAGAACACTTCTTAATGTCTCCACCTATCTTCGCCAAATGCTTTTTCATTCTATTAATTCCCCCGCCCCAAAAGTACTCAGACAAAATAAGCATTGGTAATGCGGTTTTccatttatattttgtaaagcaacGTATCTCCAAGCTAGATCAGTTTTCTCCCCGAACATTAGAAGTTTGTGACTGACTTTCATTAGTCACGGGAGGAAGAGAACGTTCATTCAAAGCAGAATTAGTTTCAATATTATTATTCCTAGGTAGTTCTTGGTTGATACTTTCATCTATACCTAAACATTACCAGcaatccaacccaataatctcaactctcaagttcacaacaaacaacatccaaaattattcaaaattattcAACAAATAACAAAATCCAGTttagtaaacaaagcaaaatcagTTCAATTTCAGTAATCAGTAAACAACAATTATTAACCAAAGTTCACAGTTCAGTTTAGCAGGATCAGTTGAATCAGTTCACAGTTTCACACTACAcagttcaaagaaaaataaaatagggaGACAGAGTTCACACTTCACAGTTTCAGAGTTCATCATGTCACACTTCAGTGAGTTCAGTTCACAGAGGCACAGAGCTTCACAAAATCAAAGAACTACTCAATCAAACTCATCAGGAATAAAAACAatcataactaaaaaaaaatttacttggaACTCTGGAAGCTCGAAGGCACGTTCAAGgcttcaacaaaacatgcaataAGGAGAGTGGGAGACAACGACACCGAGTGACCAAGCAGTGGTGGAGCACCTTCGAAGGGACGACGGCTGCTGCGCAACGGAGGTGATTGGTCGAAGGAACGACGACTGCTGCGCGATTAGGTGGCTATTCGAAGGATTGACGGCGGTAGCTCGACGCAGTGGCTCGACGGAGGTGATGGACGACCGGACGACGAGCTCGATGAGAACCCGTGTGAGAGTGAGGCGTTCTCAGTTCTCAGTTCACTTCACCTCTGAAGCTCGATGAGAAGGCAATTAGGGATTTGGTTACTGATTTAGGATTTCAGAGGCGGAAACGGCAGCGTTTTGCTGCCCAGCCAAAAAATCAGCCAGGTCACGGTTCGATTCGACCGGCCGGGTCACGGTTCGATTCGACTGACCGGTTATCGGTCGGTTCACCGGTTcaattctaattttcaaattttacgATTTTACTGATTGCCCGAATCGTTTTTGTGTCCGGTTCACGGTTCAATCAGTTCGACCGGCCGGTCCGAACATTGCCTACGACGCACTAGCGTTGTGGAAGAACACCATACTCTATATGCTCTCCAGTGCTGCCAAGTGTCAAGTcttgtgaatttttgaaaaatttttcaaaatggcTAACACGAACTCCTTCGTTTAAAAATGTAAGGAGGATGGTTATACTACCAAGCTGGCATACTTCTTActattatatatacatattataaTACATATACTAAGtaataaatacttgtagtatataataataggtAAAGACTCATATGCAGTTGTCTtcatataaagttgatagttgaaaatcTTTAGATGATATTTAGTCAAActtgtcaaatcatctaacggttcTTAAATATTAACTTCACATGAAAACAACTGTATGTGAGTTTTTacctataataatataataataaaataaatataaactaattaataaaatattaaaatttaaaaacaaaataaaagtacttataaagttataataaaaaaagcttttaaatttaaca from Arachis ipaensis cultivar K30076 chromosome B02, Araip1.1, whole genome shotgun sequence harbors:
- the LOC107625356 gene encoding copper transport protein ATX1; its protein translation is MSSQTVVLKVGMSCQGCVGAVNRVLGKMEGVESFDINLKEQKVTVKGNVQPEAVLQTVAKTGKKTAFWENEAPALPTEPENKLSENATAAASIEVENKPSETSAIASAEPENKASETATVA